The genomic interval AGGCTTTTTCTGATTGTAAAGGTACGGCCATCCAGGAGCTTAAGAGATATATAGTTTCTCTGCACAGCCACGTAAACGATCTTCTCTTCCAGGATCATCTCCCGAATAGCATCTTTTTTAAGTATCAAAAACGGGCGGTTCCTCATGCAAATGGATAATAAAATCAGATAAAGCGAAACGGATACGTGTGAAGGCTGAAACAAGCCGGTGTAGCCACATCAGAACACCTTGTATATCCAATAGGAATAAATGAGATAACCGGTATTGATTAGCTGATAAACCGACTACGGTTTTTAATTCGGATACAGGATTTGTTAAGTTTTTCATGTTAGTTATTTTGAGTGTTGAATGCGTCTACTTAGCAGACATGTAATTCATGCATACAAAGTTCATGTAAAGCCATCACTTAAAGATCATTTTGACACCTCCCGTTTTCCCCAATTTTTACACAAAAATGTACTGTTCAGGTTTATATTTCAATGTAACTTTTTACCGTCTTGACACCGCTTTGATACCGCTAATCCTACGTTCATCTTACGTTCACGAACGTAGAATTAACGTAAGATTAGCGGTATCAAAGCGGTATCAAGACGGTATCTGTCAGGTCCTGAAATAGGTTTACACCTTAAAAAGTGTAAAACATGCAAAATTCAAACAATCAGAACAAAGGTGGACGCAAGGGACGCCTGGGACCACAGTTCCAATATGAGCAGTCGTTCATGAACAAAGTCGTAGCCGATTACATGGCCGGAGACCAAAGCATGAGCCAGGTCGCAGCTCGTTATAAGATCACTAAACCACAAATAGCTTATTGGTACTCTCTTTTTTCTTCCGAACTTAGGCAAACGACTTTGGAAAAACCCATAATATCTACGGCCATGACAGAACAGGAAAAAAAGGAGTTTGATGCTTTAAGAAAGCAAAATGAAGAACTCCGTAAAAAGCTGGAACATGCCAATTTAAAGGCATTTGCTTTTCAGACAATGATCGAAGTTGCTGAAGAACAATTTAATATTGAGATCCAAAAAAAGCCTGGTACCAAGCCGTCTGCAGAGTAAAAGAACATTATCCGGACAAGGATTTGGGTAATGTTTGCGGACTGTTTGGTAAAAGCAGACAAGCTTTTTATAAGCGGAAAAACAGCGATCATCAATTTGGCCTGGAAATGGCCATCGTTCTTGACAAAGCGGAGCAAATCAGAGCTTCACAAAAGCGACTGGGCGCCAGAAAACTTCATAGAATGCTTTCACAAACTCTTCAACATCATAAAATTAAATTAGGCAGGGATCGATTTTTCAATCTGTTGGCTGAAAATGGAATGCTTGTCCGTAAAAGAAAACGTAAGAAAATACGGACTACCGATTCTAATCATCCCTTCAAAAAATATCCTAATCTGATTAAAGAGCTGAAGCTTAGTCAGGCTAACCAGGTGTGGGTTAGTGATATTACTTACCTTCCTTTGGTAGGCTCCCGGTTCTGTTATTTGAGCCTGATAACTGATGCTTATTCAAGAAAAATCGTCGGTTATTGCTTACATCCATCACTGGAGGCCGAAGGGCCTATTGAGGCCTTAAAAATGGCTTTATCGGATATAAAGAATCCCATCAAATATAGCCTGATTCACCACTCTGACAGAGGGTCACAATATTGTAGTAAAAACTACATAGAATTACTTAATGATAGTCACGTCGGCATTAGTATGGCCGAGAAGGGCAACCCGTATGAAAATGCCATTGCTGAGCGAGTAAATGGAATATTAAAGTTAGAATTTGGCCTGGACCGGTTATTTAAAAACTATGAAGCCGCGGCTGCTATAGTAGCAGAGACTATCCGCATCTACAATGAACAAAGGCCTCATACAAGCTGCGACTATCTGACTCCGAATCAGGCACATACAAAACAAGGGGAATTAGTAAGGAGATGGCGAACCAAGAAAAAAGATGGTCCAAAATCAGGATTAACAGCAGATACTGTCAACCTGATCCAGGACTAAAATCTAAAGAAAACAACCTTTTTAGGATTATCTTTTAATATTGTAAAATTCAAACGGATTATCTCACCAAAAGTGTAAACCTATACCAGGATAAGACAATCTGAAAGGGAATGTGTCTTAGTAAAGAAAAAACTTTACAGTTTGAGGAATGAGGCGCCCTGGTACTAAAAAAACTTTACAGTTCTTATGATGAGGTTCAGGATTCGCTTTACAGATGATTGTAGATTCATTGTCAACTTTACATCTGTGCAAATTAAGCTTTACACATGCAATACAGGAACGGGAAAAAAATAAATTCTCTTACAGAACGGCGTACTAAAGATAGACCTCATTAACCAGGATCGAATAATACACTGCCATAGGTAAATCTGCTTAAAGCAAGAAAAAGCAGGAACTACAGTATGCCTGGGCCGTAGACAAAGATCGTAAGCAGCGGGGCGCTTATGCTGCATTACGATCTTTGTTTCAGATAGTCCTTAATAGCGCTGTGATACACCGTACTTCCCGGATGCGCTTTATAGCTTGCCTTCCGTACCGGATCATTAATAATCTCCCTGGCGTATGCTACAGCTGCTGCAAATCTGGATTTTTCCTCCAATTGAGCTGCAGATGGAACCACATTGCTCATATCAGGATACTTGGTCAGAAAGGTCTGGCCCTTTCTATTTTTAACTACAAATTCTTCATGTAATACCGCCTTACTAACCTTAACCCGTTAATAAGACGTTTTTTGTTTTTGCCATAAGTAAATATTCAATTAGAAAACAAGATGGTGGGTTTACCCTAATTTCGCCTTGATTAAAGCAGGACCGGGCAAGATTACCCGGTCGTTGTTTCTCTAAATCTAACTTAAACCTACTACTTTCTTTTATCGCGCGATGCTGGTTGAAAAGCAATCAGGTTAAACATCTCACGCATACGGCTTCGTACATGATCACCATAGATCGCCCCCAGTTCTGCGGCATTTAATCGCGTGATGACATGTGTGATCATCCCGTGAGAATGCATCAGATCATACCTCGTGAACAGGATCTGCGACATGAGATTGATCTTATTGCCCCAATAGCTAACCAGGGGTTCAAGACCAAGATCATCGAAGCAATGAACATACGGCATGCGCCTGTATGGATTGAATGCCTTTCTGCTATATTTCAGGATCACGTCACTGCCCATGTCCGCAAACTCAAGGCTTATCTGCACGGAAGATTTAAGGAACGGACGGTGATCAGGCAGACTGAAATTTGACAGGATGCGCATGATCGATGTTTTGCCGCAGCCCACTGGCCCAGTCAAAAGCAGCCCTTTGTGCAGGTCAACTTTCTCCTTTGCCGCAACTTCTCCATCGCGGAGAAAATAAGCGAGCAACTTCATGACAACGGGCCTGTCGATATCATCGATCACGAAATCCCTGCGATACAGGTCACTGCCTTTCTCTTGTACCTGCTGCAGCAGGTAGTGGTAATCAAAAGGGCTCATCGTAACGTTTGTCTTTTGCTGATTCGAGCCCTCCGGTTGTTGATGTGGTATTTGCAATAGCATTGCTTTTTAATGAAGGAATGCGGCTGATCCATTTTTCCGCGGCGGCCTTCCAATCGAGGATAGGCGCACCGCTCATAGTCCAGCCAATGGCTTTGTAATGAAAATAAAACAGCTCAGCTTCTTTGTCTGATTGCGCCGCGGAACGGAAATACGCACATATCTCTTCCAATTCCGGCGCCGCAGGCACAATAATTTTATCTTTACTTTTTTTTTGCGCGCGCGCTGTTTTACTCTCGTTTATAAAATTGTTTATTTGTTTATTATTATAAAAGCGGGGCAAAATAGCTCCCGTATGTGGGTCAGAATTGCTCCCCCCACCTGGATCTTTATTGCTCCACATATGTGGATCATTTTTTTCCGGTACATGTGGAGCAGTTTTGACAGACTGTGGGGCATTTTTTTCCAGTGGGACCATTTTTACCGCACAGGGCAAAAAAGGCTTTTCCGACGGATGATAAGTCAGGAAACCAAAATCATGCAGCCGTTTCAGGCATTGCAGGTATGTGCGAAGCGAACCTATCTTGCTGAGCCGTACCACTAAACTCCGATCCACCATTAGGGTTACCGGAAAATGCGCCAGGTTCCATAAGTGGAACAATGCCATATAGAGGCTAATATCGTTTGCACGTAGTCGTTCATGCTCGTGGACAAGTGTGTAGAATGCGTTGAGGTGGCGGATGAAATTTACGCCGGTATACTGCTTATTCATAGTGGTTATTTGAGTTTTTAATAATGCGGGTTAACATGCTATTTGCTGATCATTTCGAGTTCTAACATTCTCCTGGTGTGGTATATCTCCCATTTCAGCCATTCGCCCAGTACTGCCTTCAGCGATTGCTGGCCGCTCCGATAGGATGTTCCATTTTCAACCAGCTGATGTGCAACTCTCTTTCGCCGTTCAACAAGCCATATGTACCTTTTCCTGTTATCGGTGATGGCACTCGTTTCTGCTCTGAACCGGGATATTAAGTACCGGACATAATCTGCACTGTTGAAATCAATGTACTGCAGCCGGTTGTACAGTCGCCAGACATCGTCATTGCCTTTCTTTACAAACCCCAGTAACTGATTCCCCAACTTTTTAATATAGTTGCGGTTACAGTACGAGAGATCATTCTCATCGGGCGATGAAACCGACATTTCCAGCGGAGCAGTTACAATGCGCTGCAATCGGTCGTCGAGAGAACGGAACCGCGGTGAACTCTTTACTGTCACTAAAGTTTGCATAATGAAATCATGAAACAAAAACCTGCTGTAAGCCGGCATCTTGTAGTCATCGTCCATATACTGGCAGAAATTCTTCTCCAGGAACAGGTGCCAATCGAACAGCAACTTGTGAAGGAACTTAAATAAATGCCGCCCCTCTGGATCAGGATCAAGGTTTTCCATCTGCCTTACTTCAAGTTCCGGAAGCCATTGTATCAATTTGTCCATCAGCGGTACAATGCTGTACTGACAAGACCTTACAGCGATACGAATGGTCTCTTCGTTTGTTGAATTTTTGAGCGATGACAAGAACTCTTGTTCAGGATGTTCAAGTTTCGGATATCGGCCATACATTACCTGGCTGATAAATTTTGAATTGAGAATGGGCGATTTTCTCAATTGCCTTGGAATTTCCTCATTAATGAGGAATGCGAGATGATTTAATATCATCATGTTATTAAATTTTTTGTTAAAAAATAATTACAGCTTCAATGCAGGTAAAGTAGACGCAAATTTTTTGCGCACATACATACATGCGTTGAATTATTTTATTAGTAACGAGGGTGTAAAAAACTGTGACTGGTGGGGTAACTGGTCCTGTGGAATTATAGTAGGACTGGTAGAGATAGTAGAGATAGTAGGGATAGTCGAGGTAGTAGGGCTAGCAGAGAGGAAGTGGCGTTAACAAAAGCATAATTGGAGTTTAAGCCTGAGAGATCAGGTGAGTCGACCAGATCGGTCAACGGCCTTTTTAAATCGAGTTTTGTATGCATAAGACTGATTTGAAATAGGTGTTATTAAAGTTATAACAAAATGCAATTTAGGGAGTTTGTGAATATCATTAATCGAAGTTTTAATATTTTTTTGTTAAAAATATAACCAATACATAATATGTATTATCCGTCTTTCGAGACCAAATATGTTTAGCTACTCCTCACATTATATTTCTGCTTATAAATAAAGGATGTAAATAGACACCCTAGGCACAACGTCTTGTTAGTGCAAAAGCGTAAATAATAATGCAGATCAAAAAGTTTAAACCGTGGAACTTAATAGACGTATAGTTTAAGATCACCGATGTACGACCACCCCTCCAATCTTAGCTCTTGCTGATGCACAACTAATTGTGATTCTTAAAGGGATTGTCCTAAAAACAGTACTTACCGAAAACGATATTGTCGTCAGGAATAATTGGTAATCGCTCCGCTGTTGTTGTTATTGTCCGGTCCAAGTAACTAAATACTCGAACTCTAAACTAAAATCTGGTAATAGTTCATCATCTTTATTCCGAAATTATACACACTCAATAATAATATTTTTTATGAACATTCCTCGCACACTAATTATACTTCTTGTTTTTACTTCAATCGTCGCTGGACTTCTCGCGAAAGAAGTAGCTCGCATGCCAGGTAACGGCTTCACATCATATACAACCACTACGCTGGGTGGCGCAGTCATAACTTTATGTAAGACAACCCAAATATGTTTAACTTCACAACCAGGCACTCCAACAATAACATACACTACAATTTTGCCCGGCAATCGTTGTCCACCGCTCGTTACTACTTATGTCACAGTATGCGATGATTAATTTGAGCAACTAAAATAGCCAATGTTGTTTGAGCTAAGAGATCTAAAGCGATTGCCTCATTGAGAATATACTTCCGAGGTTCGGTCCATTCGCCTATATCATAAGGTATCTGATCGACGCCAAAGCCGTAGATGCCCGCGAAGATATGGATTTAAATGGTTATTGCTCAGGGTAACCGGGATTCTGATGTCCTCTTAAATTGGGGTTAGTAGATAAATCATATACCGGAATCGGAAAGAGCGCTTTAAATGATGCCCATGTTGTTCCTTTCGAAGACGAAATTAAGCTCATCACTTCATCAATCTTGTTCAATCTTTTCAAATCAAGCCAGCGGTGTCCCCACTCTGTAAATAATTCAATTCTCCTTTCCTTAATGATGGCATTTAACAGGTCATTTTGATTGGTAGTAGCGACATCTTTTAATCCAGCTCTGTTTCTTATAATGTTAACATCTGCAGCCGCACCATCAAGTTTTCCCTGGCGAGCCCTCGCCTCACCACGTATAAGGTATAACTCAGCCAATCTAAATACAATTTGATATTCGGTAATGGCTGTGCTAGTCACATCAGTTTTATATTTATTAACATATGGGTAAGTCTCTGCCAGCCAATTTTTTGTTTTAGTCCATTCAGCTTTCCTACTGTCGCCGGTTTCAAAAGAAGAGTATAGTTGGTTGCTCAAATAAACAGGGTGGCTATCAGATGGACCATTATCGGTGTCAGTAAAATTGAAGATGACTCCATCCCCATTATTGATACCTGCATCTCTACTCTGAAATGCCCAAATTGTTTCTTCACTATTCATCAAGAACGTCTGATCAAGTGGGGTTAAGGAATACATCCCATTATTTATGACCAAAGATGCTTCTTCTTCTGCCTTCCCCCACTCACCGATATAAAGATACACCCTACTCAAAAGCGTAGAGGCTGTATATTTGTTTGGGCGCACCCTTTCCGTTGTAGTCGAGGTAACAT from Chitinophaga filiformis carries:
- a CDS encoding IS3 family transposase produces the protein MGNVCGLFGKSRQAFYKRKNSDHQFGLEMAIVLDKAEQIRASQKRLGARKLHRMLSQTLQHHKIKLGRDRFFNLLAENGMLVRKRKRKKIRTTDSNHPFKKYPNLIKELKLSQANQVWVSDITYLPLVGSRFCYLSLITDAYSRKIVGYCLHPSLEAEGPIEALKMALSDIKNPIKYSLIHHSDRGSQYCSKNYIELLNDSHVGISMAEKGNPYENAIAERVNGILKLEFGLDRLFKNYEAAAAIVAETIRIYNEQRPHTSCDYLTPNQAHTKQGELVRRWRTKKKDGPKSGLTADTVNLIQD
- a CDS encoding RagB/SusD family nutrient uptake outer membrane protein, which encodes MIVYNMQIIRFFRGYLIMSFLFIIALFSSSCEKLIDIDPPIQTVVGQEIYNSNAGAASVLTGLYITLSDPGGLVHGMNSLSLKLGLSADELSLFNGSINEDLIRFYQNSSSSNLANGFWGSFYEFIFKTNAAIEGIERSNSISDNVKAQLLGEARFLRSFFYFYLTNLYGDVPLVLNTDTKISSVSPRVSQSLVYEQIIKDLQEAKKLLNEDYVASNVTSTTTERVRPNKYTASTLLSRVYLYIGEWGKAEEEASLVINNGMYSLTPLDQTFLMNSEETIWAFQSRDAGINNGDGVIFNFTDTDNGPSDSHPVYLSNQLYSSFETGDSRKAEWTKTKNWLAETYPYVNKYKTDVTSTAITEYQIVFRLAELYLIRGEARARQGKLDGAAADVNIIRNRAGLKDVATTNQNDLLNAIIKERRIELFTEWGHRWLDLKRLNKIDEVMSLISSSKGTTWASFKALFPIPVYDLSTNPNLRGHQNPGYPEQ